The following coding sequences lie in one Arachis hypogaea cultivar Tifrunner chromosome 9, arahy.Tifrunner.gnm2.J5K5, whole genome shotgun sequence genomic window:
- the LOC112711927 gene encoding probable E3 ubiquitin-protein ligase RHY1A: MTSASELFHSRRHRLGRYNNNLGLDSDHVPDLHHPRRLSRRLPHSPSSSERAAAADRFERRYRRSLLNAESVRDAFAPPSDRLPVGVLLARARLVERLRGDPLSPNRHSIGRDQESDDVVVSDLTSQMGRSHLLQEKPPGLSQEALESLHVEVFSSRDTGEDCSICLESFVDGDQLICLPCHHRFHSACLDPWVRCCGDCPYCRRHILVNK; encoded by the exons ATGACGAGCGCTTCGGAGCTATTCCACAGCAGGAGGCATCGTTTGGGACGATACAATAACAATCTAGGGCTTGACTCCGACCATGTTCCCGACCTCCACCATCCTCGCCGCCTTTCTCGCCGCCTCCCTCACTCTCCCTCTTCCTCC GAGCGTGCAGCAGCAGCTGATAGATTCGAGAGGAGGTATCGGCGGTCGCTGTTGAATGCGGAAAGCGTGAGAGATGCGTTTGCTCCTCCCTCCGATAGACTTCCTGTTGGTGTCTTACTTGCACGCGCCAGGCTCGTTGAGAGACTCAGAGGAGACCCTCTCTCGCCTAACAG GCACTCAATAGGCAGGGATCAAGAAAGTGATGATGTTGTTGTTTCTGACTTGACTTCTCAAATGGGAAGGTCCCATCTATTGCAAGAGAAACCACCTGGACTATCTCAGGAAGCCCTAGAGTCTTTACATGTTGAAGTTTTTAGCAGCAGGGATACAGGTGAGGATTGTAGCATATGCTTGGAATCTTTTGTGGATGGGGATCAGCTCATATGTTTGCCATGTCACCATAGATTTCACTCTGCTTGTTTGGATCCTTGGGTTCGCTGTTGCGGAGACTGTCCCTACTGTCGACGACATATACttgtaaataaataa
- the LOC112711926 gene encoding probable protein phosphatase 2C 63, whose protein sequence is MLRLCYSPFDCCFRRRVGGSDSLLWHTDLKPHFSGDFSIAVAQANNSLEDQSQVFTSPSATYIGVYDGHGGPEASRFVNKRLLPYLHKFVSEQGGLSVDVIKKAFSATEEEFLHLVKLSLPVSPQIASVGSCCLLGAISNNVLYVANLGDSRAVLGRRDTESKNSPVVALRLSTDHNVADEEVRREVEALHPDDSHIVVYTRGVWRIKGIIQVSRSIGDVYLKRPDFFRDPVFQQFATPIPLKRPVMTAEPSVIIRELETEDLFLIFASDGLWEQLSDEAAVEIVFKYPRAGIAKRLVRAALQEAAKKREMRYDDIKKIDKGIRRHFHDDITVIVIYLDHHDSSSSNGRFKQSAVGCTTAPIDIFSLNADEAEKSMLGAMA, encoded by the exons ATGCTACGATTATGCTATAGCCCTTTCGATTGTTGCTTCCGGCGACGCGTCGGCGGCTCTGATAGCCTTCTCTGGCACACTGACCTCAAGCCTCACTTCTCCGGTGACTTCTCCATCGCCGTCGCTCAGGCCAATAACAGCCTCGAAGATCAGAGCCAAGTCTTTACCTCCCCCTCCGCCACCTACATAGGCGTCTACGACGGCCACGGCGGCCCCGAGGCTTCCAGATTCGTCAACAAGCGTCTCTTACCCTATTTGCACA AATTCGTCTCTGAACAAGGGGGATTGTCAGTGGATGTCATAAAGAAGGCGTTCAGTGCGACGGAGGAGGAGTTCTTGCATTTGGTGAAGCTGTCTTTACCAGTTAGTCCCCAGATTGCTTCAGTGGGATCATGCTGCCTTCTTGGCGCAATTTCTAATAATGTGTTGTATGTCGCTAACCTTGGAGACTCGAGAGCTGTTCTTGGCCGGAGGGATACAGAGAGCAAGAATTCTCCTGTGGTGGCACTGCGGTTGTCCACGGATCATAATGTAGCTGATGAAGAGGTGAGGCGAGAAGTTGAAGCCCTCCACCCTGATGATTCACATATTGTGGTCTATACTCGTGGAGTTTGGAGGATTAAGGGCATTATACAG GTGTCAAGATCAATTGGTGATGTCTATTTAAAGAGACCTGATTTCTTCAGAGACCCAGTTTTTCAGCAATTTGCAACTCCTATTCCCTTGAAGCGTCCTGTAATGACAGCTGAACCATCGGTCATAATTAGGGAGCTTGAAACAGAAGATCTATTTTTGATATTTGCATCAGACGGCCTATGGGAACAATTAAGTGATGAAGCAGCAGTTGAGATTGTTTTCAAATATCCAAGAGCT GGAATTGCCAAGAGACTAGTGAGAGCTGCACTTCAGGAAGCCGCAAAGAAGAGAGAGATGAGATATGATGACATAAAGAAAATTGACAAAGGAATCAGACGACACTTCCATGATGATATAACTGTCATTGTAATCTATCTTGATCACCATGACAGCTCCTCCTCTAATGGAAGGTTTAAGCAAAGTGCTGTTGGCTGCACAACTGCCCCTATTGATATTTTTTCCCTAAATGCGGATGAAGCAGAGAAGAGTATGCTTGGTGCGATGGCCTAA
- the LOC112711928 gene encoding uncharacterized protein, which produces MKVVESAQLCPGSWEVLTSSIPMAEKLTIPLISSSYSSSPSPSPSHSPVTPLLQDLFFTPNSTPPHLHLTHSPPPEHHTVPLSNRRNPSSTHRLSPLAHRILETLIHPSFDSTRLPQILHPLLQQPSRDSLASDILGIIKGLGFYSEFGLALSVFDWVHSRHDCVSLLNGSFLVAGIVNILGKAGRVSSAASLLNKLENDGVKVDAHTYTSLIIAYANSKRYREALNLFKKMEQMGCEPNLITYNAVLNVYGKMGMPWTKIIDLVESMKARGFVPDLCTYNTLISCCRPGSLYEEALEIFNEIKLAGFMPDMVTYNALLDVYGKSRRPKEAMDVLRQMESDGFPPDIVTYTSLISAYARVGLLEEALELKTQMVEKGIKPDVYTYTTLLSAFVKAKKDELAMEVFEEMRAAGCKPNICTFNALIKMYGDRGKFAEMEKVFKEIRVCNYSPDIVTWNTLLAIFGQNGLDSEVSGVFKEMKRAGFVPERETFNTLISAYSRCGSFDQAMAIYQRTLEAGVTPDLSTYNAVLAALARGGLWEKSEKVLAEMKDGQCKPNEVTYSSLLHAYANAKEIERMNALAEKIYSGAIKPHAVLLKTLVLVNSKIDLLEETERAFFELRSRAISPDMTTLNAMLSIYGRKKMEDKTKEILNFMYESGFTLSLSMYNSLMYMYSRSEDFQKSEKILREIVEKGIKPDIVSYNTVIYAYCRNGRMVEAKRIFREMKDPAPVPDAVTYNTFVATYAANSMFAEAIDVVRQMMKQGCKPNQKTYNAIVDWYCKLNLRDEANSFAQNLGNLDPHISEEDKCRLLERIAKKWSCVGL; this is translated from the coding sequence ATGAAAGTAGTTGAGAGTGCACAACTTTGTCCTGGAAGCTGGGAAGTGCTAACATCTTCCATTCCAATGGCAGAGAAGCTCACTATCCCTCTGATCTCATCCTCATACTCCTCTTCACCGTCACCCTCCCCCTCTCACTCCCCGGTAACTCCTCTCCTCCAAGACCTCTTTTTTACGCCGAATTCTACTCCTCCGCACCTGCACCTGACTCATTCTCCACCTCCTGAACACCACaccgttcccctctccaaccgccGCAATCCTTCTTCAACTCATCGCCTTTCCCCTCTGGCTCATCGAATTCTCGAAACTTTGATTCACCCTTCTTTCGATTCCACTCGCTTACCCCAAATTCTGCACCCTTTACTCCAACAACCCAGTAGGGACTCCTTGGCTTCGGACATTTTGGGCATAatcaagggtttagggttttacaGCGAATTTGGGCTTGCATTGAGTGTGTTTGACTGGGTTCATAGCAGGCACGATTGCGTTTCGCTTTTAAATGGTTCCTTTCTTGTTGCTGGGATTGTCAACATTCTCGGTAAAGCGGGTCGGGTCTCTTCTGCGGCTTCGTTGCTAAACAAGCTTGAAAACGATGGTGTTAAGGTCGATGCTCATACTTATACTTCTTTGATAATTGCTTATGCTAATAGTAAGAGGTATAGGGAGGCCTTGAATCTTTTTAAGAAGATGGAACAAATGGGGTGTGAGCCTAATTTAATTACGTATAATGCTGTTTTGAATGTTTATGGGAAGATGGGCATGCCTTGGACTAAGATTATTGATCTTGTTGAGAGCATGAAAGCCCGTGGTTTTGTCCCGGATTTGTGCACTTATAATACCCTCATAAGTTGTTGTCGCCCGGGGTCTTTGTATGAGGAAGCTCTTGAGATTTTCAATGAGATTAAGTTAGCTGGATTTATGCCTGACATGGTTACTTACAATGCGTTGTTGGATGTTTATGGCAAGTCCAGGCGTCCCAAGGAAGCCATGGATGTTCTGAGACAGATGGAAAGTGATGGCTTTCCTCCTGACATAGTGACCTACACTTCGTTGATATCGGCATACGCCAGAGTTGGTTTGTTGGAGGAAGCATTGGAACTTAAAACCCAAATGGTGGAGAAAGGGATCAAACCTGATGTTTACACCTATACCACCCTTTTGTCAGCATTTGTGAAGGCTAAAAAAGATGAGCTAGCAATGGAAGTTTTTGAAGAAATGAGAGCTGCTGGTTGCAAGCCTAATATATGTACCTTCAATGCCCTTATTAAGATGTATGGTGACCGAGGAAAGTTTGCAGAAATGGAGAAAGTTTTTAAGGAGATCAGAGTATGCAATTATTCCCCTGACATAGTTACTTGGAATACGCTTTTGGCTATATTTGGACAAAATGGATTGGACTCTGAAGTATCAGGAGTATTTAAAGAAATGAAGAGAGCAGGGTTTGTGCCGGAGAGGGAAACCTTTAACACGCTAATAAGTGCATACAGCAGGTGTGGTTCCTTTGACCAAGCTATGGCTATTTATCAGAGAACGCTAGAAGCTGGAGTGACTCCTGATCTTTCTACCTATAATGCTGTTTTAGCAGCATTGGCCCGAGGAGGGCTTTGGGAAAAATCGGAGAAAGTTCTTGCCGAAATGAAGGATGGTCAATGTAAACCTAATGAGGTAACATACTCTTCTCTGCTTCATGCCTATGCCAATGCTAAGGAGATTGAAAGGATGAATGCTCTTGCAGAGAAGATATACTCTGGCGCAATTAAACCACATGCTGTTCTTTTGAAGACTCTTGTTCTAGTAAACAGCAAGATTGATCTCCTAGAAGAAACAGAACGTGCCTTTTTCGAGCTGAGAAGCAGAGCGATTTCACCTGACATGACTACTCTTAATGCGATGCTTTCAATATATGGGAGGAAGAAGATGGAagacaaaaccaaagagattttgaACTTTATGTATGAGAGTGGATTTACCCTGAGTCTGTCTATGTATAATAGCTTGATGTACATGTATAGCCGctctgaagacttccaaaaatctGAGAAGATCTTGAGGGAAATTGTGGAGAAGGGTATCAAGCCTGATATAGTCTCATACAATACTGTCATTTATGCATACTGCAGAAATGGCAGGATGGTGGAGGCGAAAAGGATATTTAGAGAAATGAAAGACCCTGCGCCTGTTCCCGATGCTGTAACATACAACACATTTGTAGCAACTTACGCTGCCAATTCAATGTTTGCAGAGGCTATTGATGTGGTTCGGCAGATGATGAAGCAGGGATGTAAGCCAAACCAAAAGACTTACAACGCCATAGTTGATTGGTACTGTAAGCTTAATTTGCGAGATGAGGCAAACAGTTTTGCTCAAAACCTTGGCAACCTTGATCCACATATAAGCGAGGAGGATAAATGCAGGTTACTAGAGCGCATTGCGAAGAAATGGTCTTGTGTTGGTCTATGA
- the LOC112711929 gene encoding protein transport protein Sec61 subunit gamma — protein MDAIDSVFDPLREFAKDSVRLVKRCHKPDRKEFSKVAVRTAIGFVVMGFVGFFVKLIFIPINNIIVGSG, from the exons ATGGACGCCATTGATTCAGTCTTCGATCCCCTCAGAGAGTTCGCCAAGGACAGCGTCAGGCTCGTAAAACGTTGCCACAAGCCAGATCGCAAAG AATTCTCAAAGGTTGCTGTTCGTACTGCCATCGGGTTCGTCGTGATGGGATTCGTTGGCTTCTTCGTTAAGCTCATCTTTATTCCAATTAACAACATCATCGTTGGATCTGGTTAG
- the LOC112711930 gene encoding uncharacterized protein: MMDRATILFAAFVCIVAAAGVAAQQQQQSPPTPPTPTTTPPSPPTSTPAPPTPPSSPAPPVQSSPPQQQQSSPPPQQQSSPPPQQQSSPPPAATPPPVTSSPPPASPPPASPPPASPPPFSPPPATPPPAVPPPAVPPPALTPTPLSSPPATSPAPLKSTAPALSPVPALSPAAGAPGPSLASLAPVSDSSGVEKLWSSKKMVGSFGLGSALLSLLL, encoded by the exons ATGATGGACAGAGCAACCATTCTGTTTGCCGCTTTCGTCTGCATCGTGGCCGCCGCCGGAGTCGCtgctcaacaacaacaacaatctccCCCAACTCCTCCAACTCCCACCACCACCCCCCCTTCTCCACCGACCTCCACCCCGGCTCCTCCCACTCCTCCATCTTCTCCTGCTCCCCCCGTTCAGTCTTCTCCTCCACAGCAGCAGCAATCATCTCCGCCCCCACAACAGCAGTCATCTCCTCCCCCACAACAACAGTCGTCTCCTCCACCCGCAGCCACTCCTCCGCCGGTAACCTCCTCCCCGCCACCCGCATCTCCTCCTCCGGCCTCTCCACCCCCTGCCTCTCCTCCACCATTCTCTCCACCTCCAGCCACACCACCGCCGGCAGTACCACCACCCGCCGTCCCTCCTCCCGCGCTCACGCCAACCCCTCTGTCATCTCCTCCGGCAACTTCTCCTGCTCCCCTGAAGAGTACGGCACCTGCACTATCGCCGGTCCCTGCTCTCTCACCGGCTGCTGGAGCTCCCGGTCCCAGCTTGGCATCTCTCGCGCCGGTTAGCGATAGT AGTGGAGTAGAGAAATTGTGGTCATCCAAAAAGATGGTTGGGAGCTTTGGATTGGGATCGGCTCTTTTATCATTACTGCTGTAG